Proteins from a single region of Argiope bruennichi chromosome 6, qqArgBrue1.1, whole genome shotgun sequence:
- the LOC129972587 gene encoding uncharacterized protein LOC129972587, producing the protein MVFFSLLLLCLLLPAIVHGRTLPRGHRYSFDFLNDKVYDFSDDVSILTYFNKDRSQSRSLKQTLPAALEMEEASPPCPSSHVEKTAPSLDLYHIGDFKFSVPTRTSAGILKRKVVAECGFLLGLTDFTEIPPFGNPQDSTSSPELWFRWNRLRAKCQISTVLDGLKGKGEADVLVKPLVMLVRVPPTEPSMPEIEMTRAKEVTVSLQGLDALPPEATKAISSDIESRMICIVNNEIRDILKDSMKSSIEKQPSANFTKLIFDRQP; encoded by the coding sequence gtcACAGATATTCGTTTGATTTCCTGAATGACAAAGTGTATGACTTCTCGGACGACGTATCCATCCTTACTTATTTCAATAAAGATCGATCGCAGTCTCGGAGCTTGAAGCAAACCCTGCCTGCCGCCCTCGAAATGGAAGAGGCCAGTCCACCCTGCCCGTCGTCTCATGTAGAGAAGACCGCTCCATCTTTAGACTTGTACCATATCGGAGACTTCAAATTCTCCGTGCCGACCAGGACCAGTGCAGGTATTCTCAAGAGGAAAGTCGTTGCGGAATGCGGATTTCTACTTGGACTGACAGACTTTACAGAAATCCCGCCTTTTGGTAATCCTCAAGACTCGACTAGTTCACCCGAGCTGTGGTTCCGGTGGAATCGATTAAGAGCTAAATGCCAGATTTCTACAGTTCTGGATGGGCTGAAAGGGAAGGGTGAAGCTGACGTGCTGGTCAAGCCTCTGGTCATGCTTGTTCGAGTACCACCGACGGAACCATCAATGCCAGAGATCGAGATGACTAGAGCTAAAGAAGTGACTGTCAGTCTTCAAGGTTTGGACGCTTTGCCGCCTGAAGCCACGAAAGCCATAAGTTCCGACATTGAATCTAGAATGATATGTATCGTGAATAATGAGATAagggacattttaaaagattcaatgaAAAGCAGCATTGAGAAACAACCTTCCGCAAATTTTACTAAACTGATATTCGATCGACAGCCTTAG